CAACGACTCGCCTCTCTCCCCGACCTGTTCTCTCGCCTCTCTCTCTTTCACCCATCTCCTACCTCCCGCCCATGGGCTTCTCCTCACAGCAAGCGGACATGGTATGCCCAAGCGCCGCTGCCCAACTGGTGGCCTCCATGTACCACCTCAAGCGGACGCAACGAGGAAGAAAAGCACTGCCTATGGCTGCGCGAGGGACAGCCGTTCTGCAAGCCCCATCCTCCTCCTCACCCATTGAAGCAAGCTGTACAGCGCTGCTGTGAGCCCGGGACAAGCGGTGCTGCGAGACCTGATGGCGGTGCTGCGAACGTGGACGCGCGCTGCTATGAGTGGtgctgggggaggggggggggggggtcagatgGCTTCCTAGGCGGCCGGTCGACCGATTCAGTCGCCTGGCCAATGCCTAGCATCACCATTCAAGTTACATATATATTTTGATCTAATAAAAAGTTAGCTCTCCATGAAAGATACAGAATATCACACGATATTACTAGATTTCGGGGAAATAAAATTGAATGTAATAGAATCCTTTGTCACAAATATGACAGAATTATAAAATGGACTAAAAAGGAATCACAGGAAAATGAATGGCGGAAATAGGAAAGAGGAAAAACCTGCACGGCGTTGGATGGCGCTGCTTGGTCTACAAGGCTTCCACGATCATCATACATTGCACGGATCTGCCATAATACCCGTGCCATGTTATACAGCAATTGGCCCACAATTACATGTGCTAGCTAATGTCAATTATATGTGCTAGCTTCTGTTTTTCAAATGCAAGGCTAGTCCAGTCCATATACTGAATGAAATCATGTGCAGCAAGTAGGAAATAAAGAAACAAACCTTTCCAAAAGCTTCACCACAAACAAGAATATCGCCCTTATTCAAGGTTCCATTCTGTACGACTAGGGTGGCAAGAGGTCCTTTAGCCTTGTCAAGACATGCTTCAATAACCGTACCCTTTGCATTTCTATGAGGATTGGCTTTTAATTCTAGCAACTTCAAGTTCGCAACAAAAGCAAGTCAAAAGGGAACTAcaacaaaaagcaaaaaagaaagtcTAACCAAAAGTATACCTCAGCAACAAGCATGACAGTCTCTAATAGCTCATCAACATTCTCTCCCTTAAGAGCACTTATCTGACAGATATCACAACTAAATCAGCTCAAGATAGGTAATAAGTGGCTACGGTAAGGAACTTCCTTTTTCCAGAGTGTGCCAATAAACAACCTGAACCATCGGGGTGTCACCACCCCACATCTCTGGCATAAGTCCTATCTGGGAAAGCTCTTGCATGACTCGTTCTGGATTAGCTCCCTCCTTGTCCACCTGCTTGCATATGAGGTGACTGAAATATGAGAAAGGGGAAAATAAATTGAATTGTTGCAAGTAAGAAAGAGAGTGGCTAGAAAATAGACCTTATTTATAGCTATTACAACAGGGACTCTGGCTGCCTTTGCATGCGCAATTGCCTCATTTGTTTGTGGCTGAACGCCATCATCCGCAGACACAACAATGATACAGATATCAGTTACCTTTGCTCCTCGAGCTCTCATTGCACCAAACGCCTGTTGTGTCAATGATTAGGAAGAGTAATATGACATGCGAAAGTGAGAAAAATATACGAAAATAATATATATTGCTATACCTCATGCCCTGGAGTATCAAGAAAAACACAAGCCTGAGGGTTTCCATCAACTGGCACAAGAACCTGATATGCTCCAATTCCTTGTGTTATTCCACCAGCTTCAGATGCCACCACCTGTATGTCACTTTGGTTAGACATACAATTCTTTGTAAATGGTTGTTACCGTGTATGAATGCCAACAATAACATGTCTACCCCATGTCACAGACAAAGGACATGCCAAGGATAAGCTATTACCAATTTACCTTGCTCTTGCGTATATAATCCAAAAGAGTAGTCTGCAAACAGAAGTAGAAATGTCAAACAGTGGTCAGAATAATTAAGTCTTAAAATTTATATAACACGTGGTACCTTCCCATGATCAACATGACCCATGATAGTTACAATGGGAGGCCTTACTTCCAGTTTATCCAAATCCTCCTCATCAAGGAACTCATTCTTCTTTGCCATCTCTTCCACTCTCACCGGAACACTTTCCAGTACTTCAACTTCATATTCCATGCAAACCATCTTAACCAAATCTTTATCAAGAGTCTGAACGTTGTCAAGCATTGCTCCTCTCACTGATAAAAAGCGCAGAATTTCTGATTCGCCAACTGCCAGTTGATATGCTAGTTCGTCAATATCCATACCTTCTTCACCAACTTCAAGGATCTCAACCCTAACAGGCTCTTCAGCTTCTAAAGCCTCAAGCCTGGCAGCCCTACGTTTTGCCTTGCTCCACCTCCTTCCCTTGCGCACTGGAGCGTCGTCATCAACTGATCGATCATCATTTGACATACGTCGGCGGGGACCAGCTGGTGTAATAATTTTTTTATGACGATTATCCTTCGCTTTGGCTGGTGGACCGCGTACTGGCTTGACAGGGTCTACCAGTGCCTCAGCTACAGCTGGATCAACCATTGGTCTCTTGGAAGCAAATTTGTCGATCAGGATGGGTCCTTTTTTCTCCTTTGATGTGTCAGCTTTGACAGGGCGACGAGGTGGTGGTGCTACAGAAGGTCTTGTTTGTAGGTGAGGTGCTAGTTTTGATGGAGATGATACTGAAGGTTCAGCAGCAGATATGGACTGATCCCTAGTTTCAGTGCGTGGACGGTCTCTAATCACCTTATGTACAGTGGGCACAGGGTTCCCCTTTCTCCATACACTCTTTAGTGTTTTTGTCCTTTTGGAATTCGAGCCTTCCTCCACCACTATTGGCACTGAACTATTAGGCTTTGCCACATCATTCTGTCTCAATGCATGGTTCTCACCATCCACATTTCTGGAGCTCGAGGCCTCAAGTTTCTCTGCCTTCTCCAACACCTCATCCAATGACTCTCGGACCTTCTCTCGGTCTTGCAATGTTACGCCTGCTGGCTTCCTGGCAGGTGCTGATGTTGTTGCTGTATCCATGCTTGCTGGTGGCCCATTCAGCCGGACTGGCCTCTGCGGGGGCTTTGAAAGAAGATCACTGTCATCATCAGCTTTAACGTTCACACTTACTCTTGATGAGAACTGAGCTCCCTTCTCATCGATCAAGTTAGTTATGACCATACATCTACATAGTCTTCCAGGTGCACATGGCCACCTCCGGACACCGTCAAAACCCGTGAAACTGATCCTTGAAACCAAGTGCCCTCTCCTCACTGCCGCTGTCGGCAGTGGGCCAGGCCTTCCGTTGCTCCCCAGGTTGGTAACAGAAGCAGGAGACGCCATGACAGTGCTCTTAAAAACACTGCCTCGCACTCATAAAGCTGAGGAAGCAAGATTAATTTTGAGTGCGCACAAATTTTTGGGAAACAATAACCGAAAGCGAGCTAGGTAATCAAACGAGAAAAACACCTATGTACTTGCATGTTGGCTCGATATATCTAAATTCCAGTAGAACTTTATCAGTTCAAATTTTAGAAGAATGTAAGGGTGCAACAATTTAAGCTGAAATCTGACAATTGACATGCCTATACGGACTGGTTGGAACTTGGAACCtacaaaaatggattttatttctCTGGGACACAGAAGACAGCACATAAAAAAATAGTGAGAAGTGAAACCAAGCTTACGAATAAACGAGGGTTTTCCGCCGCAATCCTGCAAGTTGGCGAACAACCACAAGGGCACGGAGCAGACGGAATGGCTGGCCGTAACGAGAAGCCGGCGCGAACACTGACAGTGGCCGTGCGTCGGTGGGCGGGGGAGCGACGCGAGCAGGCCTCGAAGGAGGCGGTCTAAGGGTGGAGAGGTGGcagcgtgggcgagggagcgagtCGAATGGCCGGCGAACGACGACGGCGACGCGGCGCGGGGCGATACGGCGGCGTGGCGAGTGGGAAGGAGCGGAGGGTGCGTGTGCAGGAGTGATAAGGATCGGACGGTCGAAGTTAAGCAGCCGATGTCAGAATAAAATGGGGAAAACAAATGCAAGAGTGATAAGGGGGCACTTCGGAGAGCCACTCAAAGGGATCGTCGTCCCTTCCATGCGAGTGTCATTGAGGTTTTCGCTCTTATA
The sequence above is drawn from the Triticum aestivum cultivar Chinese Spring chromosome 7A, IWGSC CS RefSeq v2.1, whole genome shotgun sequence genome and encodes:
- the LOC123154632 gene encoding translation initiation factor IF-2, chloroplastic: MASPASVTNLGSNGRPGPLPTAAVRRGHLVSRISFTGFDGVRRWPCAPGRLCRCMVITNLIDEKGAQFSSRVSVNVKADDDSDLLSKPPQRPVRLNGPPASMDTATTSAPARKPAGVTLQDREKVRESLDEVLEKAEKLEASSSRNVDGENHALRQNDVAKPNSSVPIVVEEGSNSKRTKTLKSVWRKGNPVPTVHKVIRDRPRTETRDQSISAAEPSVSSPSKLAPHLQTRPSVAPPPRRPVKADTSKEKKGPILIDKFASKRPMVDPAVAEALVDPVKPVRGPPAKAKDNRHKKIITPAGPRRRMSNDDRSVDDDAPVRKGRRWSKAKRRAARLEALEAEEPVRVEILEVGEEGMDIDELAYQLAVGESEILRFLSVRGAMLDNVQTLDKDLVKMVCMEYEVEVLESVPVRVEEMAKKNEFLDEEDLDKLEVRPPIVTIMGHVDHGKTTLLDYIRKSKVVASEAGGITQGIGAYQVLVPVDGNPQACVFLDTPGHEAFGAMRARGAKVTDICIIVVSADDGVQPQTNEAIAHAKAARVPVVIAINKVDKEGANPERVMQELSQIGLMPEMWGGDTPMVQISALKGENVDELLETVMLVAELLELKANPHRNAKGTVIEACLDKAKGPLATLVVQNGTLNKGDILVCGEAFGKIRAMYDDRGSLVDQAAPSNAVQIIGLNNVPLAGDEFESVDDLDVARERANARADAMRIERINAKAGEGKVTLSSIAASISSGNQVGIDTHGLNVILKVDFQGSIEAIRQAIQALPQENVSLRFLLQAPGDVSLSDVDLAVASEGIVFGFNVKAPGSVKKYAKQKSVEIRLYKVIYDLIDDLRNAMEGLLDLAEEEVPLGSAKVRAVFSSGSGKAAGCMVTTGKVVEGCNVRVLHKGKEVYVGTLDSLRRVKETVKEVGAGLECGIGVDDFDDWEEGDVLEAFNTVKKARTLEEASATVTAALKGAGVQV